The following coding sequences lie in one Arabidopsis thaliana chromosome 3, partial sequence genomic window:
- the PLDP1 gene encoding phospholipase D P1, with protein MASEQLMSPASGGGRYFQMQPEQFPSMVSSLFSFAPAPTQETNRIFEELPKAVIVSVSRPDAGDISPVLLSYTIECQYKQFKWQLVKKASQVFYLHFALKKRAFIEEIHEKQEQVKEWLQNLGIGDHPPVVQDEDADEVPLHQDESAKNRDVPSSAALPVIRPLGRQQSISVRGKHAMQEYLNHFLGNLDIVNSREVCRFLEVSMLSFSPEYGPKLKEDYIMVKHLPKFSKSDDDSNRCCGCCWFCCCNDNWQKVWGVLKPGFLALLEDPFDAKLLDIIVFDVLPVSNGNDGVDISLAVELKDHNPLRHAFKVTSGNRSIRIRAKNSAKVKDWVASINDAALRPPEGWCHPHRFGSYAPPRGLTDDGSQAQWFVDGGAAFAAIAAAIENAKSEIFICGWWVCPELYLRRPFDPHTSSRLDNLLENKAKQGVQIYILIYKEVALALKINSVYSKRRLLGIHENVRVLRYPDHFSSGVYLWSHHEKLVIVDNQVCFIGGLDLCFGRYDTFEHKVGDNPSVTWPGKDYYNPRESEPNTWEDALKDELERKKHPRMPWHDVHCALWGPPCRDVARHFVQRWNYAKRNKAPYEDSIPLLMPQHHMVIPHYMGRQEESDIESKKEEDSIRGIRRDDSFSSRSSLQDIPLLLPHEPVDQDGSSGGHKENGTNNRNGPFSFRKSKIEPVDGDTPMRGFVDDRNGLDLPVAKRGSNAIDSEWWETQDHDYQVGSPDETGQVGPRTSCRCQIIRSVSQWSAGTSQVEESIHSAYRSLIDKAEHFIYIENQFFISGLSGDDTVKNRVLEALYKRILRAHNEKKIFRVVVVIPLLPGFQGGIDDSGAASVRAIMHWQYRTIYRGHNSILTNLYNTIGVKAHDYISFYGLRAYGKLSEDGPVATSQVYVHSKIMIVDDRAALIGSANINDRSLLGSRDSEIGVLIEDTELVDSRMAGKPWKAGKFSSSLRLSLWSEHLGLRTGEVCVIFSIMFLRSGLRYFSI; from the exons ATGGCATCTGAGCAGTTGATGTCTCCCGCCAGTGGTGGTGGACGCTACTTTCAGATGCAGCCTGAGCAATTTCCTTCGATGGTCTCTTCGCTCTTCTCTTTCGCGCCGGCTCCTACGCAGGAGACTAATCGTATTTTTGAAGAATTACCAAAAGCAGTGATCGTCTCTGTCTCTCGCCCTGATGCCGGCGATATTAGCCCTGTACTCTTGTCTTACACCATTGAGTGCCAATACAAGCAG TTCAAGTGGCAGCTTGTGAAGAAAGCATCTCAAGTCTTTTATTTGCATTTTGCATTGAAGAAACGTGCTTTTATTGAAGAAATTCACGAGAAGCAGGAACAG GTTAAAGAATGGCTTCAAAATCTAGGAATAGGGGATCATCCACCCGTTGTGCAAGATGAAGATGCTGATGAAGTTCCGCTACATCAAGATGAAAGTGCCAAAAATAG AGATGTTCCTTCGAGCGCTGCTTTGCCAGTCATTCGTCCTTTGGGAAGACAGCAGTCCATATCAGTTAGAGGAAAGCATGCAATGCAAGAATATCTGAATCATTTTCTGGGGAATCTTGATATCGTCAATTCACGGGAG GTTTGCAGGTTTTTGGAGGTTTCGATGTTGTCATTCTCACCAGAGTATGGGCCCAAATTGAAAGAAGACTATATCATGGTAAAACATCTACCGAAGTTTTCaaagagtgatgatgattctaATAGATGTTGTGGGTGCTGTTGGTTCTGTTGCTGCAACGATAATTGGCAAAAG GTGTGGGGGGTACTAAAGCCAGGTTTTCTCGCCTTATTGGAAGATCCATTTGATGCGAAGCTATTagatataattgtttttgatgtcCTACCAGTTTCTAATGGAAATGATGGTGTGGATATATCACTAGCAGTAGAACTGAAGGATCATAATCCTTTGCGGCATGCATTCAAG GTAACATCTGGAAACCGGAGTATAAGAATAAGGGCAAAGAATAGTGCAAAAGTTAAAGATTGGGTGGCTTCTATTAACGATGCTGCTCTTAGACCTCCTGAGGGTTGGTGCCATCCCCATCGCTTTGGCTCATATGCTCCGCCGAGGGGTTTGACGGATGACGGAAGTCAAGCCCAGTGGTTTGTAGATGGTGGAGCAGCTTTTGCAGCCATTGCTGCAGCGATTGAAAATGCTAAATCTGAG ATTTTCATCTGTGGCTGGTGGGTGTGCCCAGAACTCTATCTTAGGCGTCCTTTTGACCCGCATACTTCATCCAGACTTGATAACTTGTTGGAGAATAAAGCTAAGCAAGGAGTTCAG aTATACATCCTTATCTACAAGGAGGTTGCTCTTGCTTTAAAGATCAACAGTGTATATAGCAAACGCAGGCTTCTTGGCATTCATGAGAATGTGCGGGTACTTCGTTATCCTGATCATTTCTCAAGTGGTGTCTACCTCTG GTCTCACCATGAAAAACTCGTCATCGTCGATAATCAGGTTTGCTTTATCGGAGGGCTAGACTTGTGTTTTGGCCGATATGACACGTTTGAACATAAAGTTGGAGATAACCCTTCTGTGACATGGCCTGGAAAGGACTATTACAACCCCAG AGAGTCTGAACCCAATACTTGGGAGGATGCTCTGAAAGATGAATTAGAGCGTAAAAAGCATCCACGGATGCCTTGGCATGATGTGCATTGTGCTTTATGGGGACCACCTTGCCGTGATGTGGCTAGGCACTTTGTTCAACGCTGGAACTATGCTAAG AGAAACAAAGCACCATATGAGGATTCAATTCCGCTTCTTATGCCTCAACATCACATGGTTATACCCCACTACATGGGAAGGCAAGAGGAGTCAGACATTGAAAGCAAGAAAGAGGAAGACAGTATTAGAGGGATTAGAAGAGatgattcattttcttctagaTCATCTTTGCAGGACATTCCATTACTTTTGCCTCACGAACCAGTTGATCAGGATGGTTCGAGTGGGGGGCATAAAGAAAATGGAACAAACAACAGAAATGGTCCTTTCTCTTTCCGGAAATCAAAAATTGAACCAGTTGATGGAGATACTCCTATGAGGGGCTTTGTAGATGATCGTAATGGGCTAGATCTTCCAGTAGCAAAGCGTGGTTCTAATGCAATAGATTCAGAGTGGTGGGAAACACAAGATCATGATTATCAGGTTGGGTCGCCAGATGAGACTGGGCAAGTCGGTCCGAGAACTTCATGCCGCTGTCAG ATTATACGAAGTGTCAGTCAGTGGTCTGCCGGTACAAGCCAAGTTGAAGAGAGTATCCATTCTGCTTACCGTTCTCTCATTGACAAAGCTGAACATTTTATCTACATTGAG AATCAGTTTTTCATATCAGGCCTTTCTGGAGATGACACAGTAAAGAACCGTGTCTTAGAAGCATTGTACAAGAGGATTTTGCGTGCCCATAAcgagaagaaaattttcagggttgttgttgttataccTCTCCTCCCCGGTTTCCAG GGAGGTATTGACGACAGTGGTGCAGCATCTGTTAGAGCCATAATGCATTGGCAGTATCGAACCATATACAGAGGACATAACTCAATATTGACTAATCTTTACAATACTATTGGCGTAAAGGCTCATGATTATATTTCCTTCTATGGCCTTAGGGCATATGGTAAACTTTCTGAGGATGGACCTGTCGCCACTAGTCAG GTGTATGTTCACAGTAAAATCATGATAGTTGATGACCGTGCTGCATTGATTGGATCTGCCAATATTAACGACCGGAGTTTGCTTGGCTCAAGAGATTCTGAG ATTGGAGTACTAATCGAAGACACAGAGTTAGTAGATTCTCGCATGGCAGGAAAACCATGGAAGGCTGGAAAATTTTCTTCAAGTCTTAGGCTCTCTTTGTGGTCCGAACACCTTGGACTTCGTACTGGAGAGGTTTGTGTCATATTCTCTATAATGTTCTTACGAAGTGGTCTAAGATATTTCAGTATATAG
- the PLDP1 gene encoding phospholipase D P1 yields the protein MASEQLMSPASGGGRYFQMQPEQFPSMVSSLFSFAPAPTQETNRIFEELPKAVIVSVSRPDAGDISPVLLSYTIECQYKQFKWQLVKKASQVFYLHFALKKRAFIEEIHEKQEQVKEWLQNLGIGDHPPVVQDEDADEVPLHQDESAKNRDVPSSAALPVIRPLGRQQSISVRGKHAMQEYLNHFLGNLDIVNSREVCRFLEVSMLSFSPEYGPKLKEDYIMVKHLPKFSKSDDDSNRCCGCCWFCCCNDNWQKVWGVLKPGFLALLEDPFDAKLLDIIVFDVLPVSNGNDGVDISLAVELKDHNPLRHAFKVTSGNRSIRIRAKNSAKVKDWVASINDAALRPPEGWCHPHRFGSYAPPRGLTDDGSQAQWFVDGGAAFAAIAAAIENAKSEIFICGWWVCPELYLRRPFDPHTSSRLDNLLENKAKQGVQIYILIYKEVALALKINSVYSKRRLLGIHENVRVLRYPDHFSSGVYLWSHHEKLVIVDNQVCFIGGLDLCFGRYDTFEHKVGDNPSVTWPGKDYYNPRESEPNTWEDALKDELERKKHPRMPWHDVHCALWGPPCRDVARHFVQRWNYAKRNKAPYEDSIPLLMPQHHMVIPHYMGRQEESDIESKKEEDSIRGIRRDDSFSSRSSLQDIPLLLPHEPVDQDGSSGGHKENGTNNRNGPFSFRKSKIEPVDGDTPMRGFVDDRNGLDLPVAKRGSNAIDSEWWETQDHDYQVGSPDETGQVGPRTSCRCQIIRSVSQWSAGTSQVEESIHSAYRSLIDKAEHFIYIENQFFISGLSGDDTVKNRVLEALYKRILRAHNEKKIFRVVVVIPLLPGFQGGIDDSGAASVRAIMHWQYRTIYRGHNSILTNLYNTIGVKAHDYISFYGLRAYGKLSEDGPVATSQVYVHSKIMIVDDRAALIGSANINDRSLLGSRDSEIGVLIEDTELVDSRMAGKPWKAGKFSSSLRLSLWSEHLGLRTGEIDQIIDPVSDSTYKEIWMATAKVGNVITERNLYFHLPDITSELIYPNADKHNDIPGCLLLCAQ from the exons ATGGCATCTGAGCAGTTGATGTCTCCCGCCAGTGGTGGTGGACGCTACTTTCAGATGCAGCCTGAGCAATTTCCTTCGATGGTCTCTTCGCTCTTCTCTTTCGCGCCGGCTCCTACGCAGGAGACTAATCGTATTTTTGAAGAATTACCAAAAGCAGTGATCGTCTCTGTCTCTCGCCCTGATGCCGGCGATATTAGCCCTGTACTCTTGTCTTACACCATTGAGTGCCAATACAAGCAG TTCAAGTGGCAGCTTGTGAAGAAAGCATCTCAAGTCTTTTATTTGCATTTTGCATTGAAGAAACGTGCTTTTATTGAAGAAATTCACGAGAAGCAGGAACAG GTTAAAGAATGGCTTCAAAATCTAGGAATAGGGGATCATCCACCCGTTGTGCAAGATGAAGATGCTGATGAAGTTCCGCTACATCAAGATGAAAGTGCCAAAAATAG AGATGTTCCTTCGAGCGCTGCTTTGCCAGTCATTCGTCCTTTGGGAAGACAGCAGTCCATATCAGTTAGAGGAAAGCATGCAATGCAAGAATATCTGAATCATTTTCTGGGGAATCTTGATATCGTCAATTCACGGGAG GTTTGCAGGTTTTTGGAGGTTTCGATGTTGTCATTCTCACCAGAGTATGGGCCCAAATTGAAAGAAGACTATATCATGGTAAAACATCTACCGAAGTTTTCaaagagtgatgatgattctaATAGATGTTGTGGGTGCTGTTGGTTCTGTTGCTGCAACGATAATTGGCAAAAG GTGTGGGGGGTACTAAAGCCAGGTTTTCTCGCCTTATTGGAAGATCCATTTGATGCGAAGCTATTagatataattgtttttgatgtcCTACCAGTTTCTAATGGAAATGATGGTGTGGATATATCACTAGCAGTAGAACTGAAGGATCATAATCCTTTGCGGCATGCATTCAAG GTAACATCTGGAAACCGGAGTATAAGAATAAGGGCAAAGAATAGTGCAAAAGTTAAAGATTGGGTGGCTTCTATTAACGATGCTGCTCTTAGACCTCCTGAGGGTTGGTGCCATCCCCATCGCTTTGGCTCATATGCTCCGCCGAGGGGTTTGACGGATGACGGAAGTCAAGCCCAGTGGTTTGTAGATGGTGGAGCAGCTTTTGCAGCCATTGCTGCAGCGATTGAAAATGCTAAATCTGAG ATTTTCATCTGTGGCTGGTGGGTGTGCCCAGAACTCTATCTTAGGCGTCCTTTTGACCCGCATACTTCATCCAGACTTGATAACTTGTTGGAGAATAAAGCTAAGCAAGGAGTTCAG aTATACATCCTTATCTACAAGGAGGTTGCTCTTGCTTTAAAGATCAACAGTGTATATAGCAAACGCAGGCTTCTTGGCATTCATGAGAATGTGCGGGTACTTCGTTATCCTGATCATTTCTCAAGTGGTGTCTACCTCTG GTCTCACCATGAAAAACTCGTCATCGTCGATAATCAGGTTTGCTTTATCGGAGGGCTAGACTTGTGTTTTGGCCGATATGACACGTTTGAACATAAAGTTGGAGATAACCCTTCTGTGACATGGCCTGGAAAGGACTATTACAACCCCAG AGAGTCTGAACCCAATACTTGGGAGGATGCTCTGAAAGATGAATTAGAGCGTAAAAAGCATCCACGGATGCCTTGGCATGATGTGCATTGTGCTTTATGGGGACCACCTTGCCGTGATGTGGCTAGGCACTTTGTTCAACGCTGGAACTATGCTAAG AGAAACAAAGCACCATATGAGGATTCAATTCCGCTTCTTATGCCTCAACATCACATGGTTATACCCCACTACATGGGAAGGCAAGAGGAGTCAGACATTGAAAGCAAGAAAGAGGAAGACAGTATTAGAGGGATTAGAAGAGatgattcattttcttctagaTCATCTTTGCAGGACATTCCATTACTTTTGCCTCACGAACCAGTTGATCAGGATGGTTCGAGTGGGGGGCATAAAGAAAATGGAACAAACAACAGAAATGGTCCTTTCTCTTTCCGGAAATCAAAAATTGAACCAGTTGATGGAGATACTCCTATGAGGGGCTTTGTAGATGATCGTAATGGGCTAGATCTTCCAGTAGCAAAGCGTGGTTCTAATGCAATAGATTCAGAGTGGTGGGAAACACAAGATCATGATTATCAGGTTGGGTCGCCAGATGAGACTGGGCAAGTCGGTCCGAGAACTTCATGCCGCTGTCAG ATTATACGAAGTGTCAGTCAGTGGTCTGCCGGTACAAGCCAAGTTGAAGAGAGTATCCATTCTGCTTACCGTTCTCTCATTGACAAAGCTGAACATTTTATCTACATTGAG AATCAGTTTTTCATATCAGGCCTTTCTGGAGATGACACAGTAAAGAACCGTGTCTTAGAAGCATTGTACAAGAGGATTTTGCGTGCCCATAAcgagaagaaaattttcagggttgttgttgttataccTCTCCTCCCCGGTTTCCAG GGAGGTATTGACGACAGTGGTGCAGCATCTGTTAGAGCCATAATGCATTGGCAGTATCGAACCATATACAGAGGACATAACTCAATATTGACTAATCTTTACAATACTATTGGCGTAAAGGCTCATGATTATATTTCCTTCTATGGCCTTAGGGCATATGGTAAACTTTCTGAGGATGGACCTGTCGCCACTAGTCAG GTGTATGTTCACAGTAAAATCATGATAGTTGATGACCGTGCTGCATTGATTGGATCTGCCAATATTAACGACCGGAGTTTGCTTGGCTCAAGAGATTCTGAG ATTGGAGTACTAATCGAAGACACAGAGTTAGTAGATTCTCGCATGGCAGGAAAACCATGGAAGGCTGGAAAATTTTCTTCAAGTCTTAGGCTCTCTTTGTGGTCCGAACACCTTGGACTTCGTACTGGAGAG ATCGACCAGATTATTGATCCCGTCTCTGATTCAACCTACAAGGAGATATGGATGGCAACCGCAAAGGTTGGAAACGTGATTACAGagagaaatttatattttcacttACCAGATATAACCAGTGAGCTTATTTATCCCAACGCAGACAAACACAATGATATACCAGGATGTCTTCTCTTGTGTGCCCAATGA
- the PLDP1 gene encoding phospholipase D P1 (phospholipase D P1 (PLDP1); CONTAINS InterPro DOMAIN/s: Phospholipase D, eukaryota (InterPro:IPR016555), Pleckstrin homology-type (InterPro:IPR011993), Phospholipase D (InterPro:IPR015679), Phospholipase D/Transphosphatidylase (InterPro:IPR001736), Pleckstrin homology (InterPro:IPR001849); BEST Arabidopsis thaliana protein match is: phospholipase D P2 (TAIR:AT3G05630.1); Has 3214 Blast hits to 1855 proteins in 548 species: Archae - 2; Bacteria - 1049; Metazoa - 509; Fungi - 676; Plants - 827; Viruses - 0; Other Eukaryotes - 151 (source: NCBI BLink).), producing MASEQLMSPASGGGRYFQMQPEQFPSMVSSLFSFAPAPTQETNRIFEELPKAVIVSVSRPDAGDISPVLLSYTIECQYKQFKWQLVKKASQVFYLHFALKKRAFIEEIHEKQEQVKEWLQNLGIGDHPPVVQDEDADEVPLHQDESAKNRDVPSSAALPVIRPLGRQQSISVRGKHAMQEYLNHFLGNLDIVNSREVCRFLEVSMLSFSPEYGPKLKEDYIMVKHLPKFSKSDDDSNRCCGCCWFCCCNDNWQKVWGVLKPGFLALLEDPFDAKLLDIIVFDVLPVSNGNDGVDISLAVELKDHNPLRHAFKVTSGNRSIRIRAKNSAKVKDWVASINDAALRPPEGWCHPHRFGSYAPPRGLTDDGSQAQWFVDGGAAFAAIAAAIENAKSEIFICGWWVCPELYLRRPFDPHTSSRLDNLLENKAKQGVQIYILIYKEVALALKINSVYSKRRLLGIHENVRVLRYPDHFSSGVYLWSHHEKLVIVDNQVCFIGGLDLCFGRYDTFEHKVGDNPSVTWPGKDYYNPRESEPNTWEDALKDELERKKHPRMPWHDVHCALWGPPCRDVARHFVQRWNYAKRNKAPYEDSIPLLMPQHHMVIPHYMGRQEESDIESKKEEDSIRGIRRDDSFSSRSSLQDIPLLLPHEPVDQDGSSGGHKENGTNNRNGPFSFRKSKIEPVDGDTPMRGFVDDRNGLDLPVAKRGSNAIDSEWWETQDHDYQVGSPDETGQVGPRTSCRCQIIRSVSQWSAGTSQVEESIHSAYRSLIDKAEHFIYIENQFFISGLSGDDTVKNRVLEALYKRILRAHNEKKIFRVVVVIPLLPGFQGGIDDSGAASVRAIMHWQYRTIYRGHNSILTNLYNTIGVKAHDYISFYGLRAYGKLSEDGPVATSQVYVHSKIMIVDDRAALIGSANINDRSLLGSRDSEIGVLIEDTELVDSRMAGKPWKAGKFSSSLRLSLWSEHLGLRTGEIDQIIDPVSDSTYKEIWMATAKTNTMIYQDVFSCVPNDLIHSRMAFRQSLSYWKEKLGHTTIDLGIAPEKLESYHNGDIKRSDPMDRLKAIKGHLVSFPLDFMCKEDLRPVFNESEYYASPQVFH from the exons ATGGCATCTGAGCAGTTGATGTCTCCCGCCAGTGGTGGTGGACGCTACTTTCAGATGCAGCCTGAGCAATTTCCTTCGATGGTCTCTTCGCTCTTCTCTTTCGCGCCGGCTCCTACGCAGGAGACTAATCGTATTTTTGAAGAATTACCAAAAGCAGTGATCGTCTCTGTCTCTCGCCCTGATGCCGGCGATATTAGCCCTGTACTCTTGTCTTACACCATTGAGTGCCAATACAAGCAG TTCAAGTGGCAGCTTGTGAAGAAAGCATCTCAAGTCTTTTATTTGCATTTTGCATTGAAGAAACGTGCTTTTATTGAAGAAATTCACGAGAAGCAGGAACAG GTTAAAGAATGGCTTCAAAATCTAGGAATAGGGGATCATCCACCCGTTGTGCAAGATGAAGATGCTGATGAAGTTCCGCTACATCAAGATGAAAGTGCCAAAAATAG AGATGTTCCTTCGAGCGCTGCTTTGCCAGTCATTCGTCCTTTGGGAAGACAGCAGTCCATATCAGTTAGAGGAAAGCATGCAATGCAAGAATATCTGAATCATTTTCTGGGGAATCTTGATATCGTCAATTCACGGGAG GTTTGCAGGTTTTTGGAGGTTTCGATGTTGTCATTCTCACCAGAGTATGGGCCCAAATTGAAAGAAGACTATATCATGGTAAAACATCTACCGAAGTTTTCaaagagtgatgatgattctaATAGATGTTGTGGGTGCTGTTGGTTCTGTTGCTGCAACGATAATTGGCAAAAG GTGTGGGGGGTACTAAAGCCAGGTTTTCTCGCCTTATTGGAAGATCCATTTGATGCGAAGCTATTagatataattgtttttgatgtcCTACCAGTTTCTAATGGAAATGATGGTGTGGATATATCACTAGCAGTAGAACTGAAGGATCATAATCCTTTGCGGCATGCATTCAAG GTAACATCTGGAAACCGGAGTATAAGAATAAGGGCAAAGAATAGTGCAAAAGTTAAAGATTGGGTGGCTTCTATTAACGATGCTGCTCTTAGACCTCCTGAGGGTTGGTGCCATCCCCATCGCTTTGGCTCATATGCTCCGCCGAGGGGTTTGACGGATGACGGAAGTCAAGCCCAGTGGTTTGTAGATGGTGGAGCAGCTTTTGCAGCCATTGCTGCAGCGATTGAAAATGCTAAATCTGAG ATTTTCATCTGTGGCTGGTGGGTGTGCCCAGAACTCTATCTTAGGCGTCCTTTTGACCCGCATACTTCATCCAGACTTGATAACTTGTTGGAGAATAAAGCTAAGCAAGGAGTTCAG aTATACATCCTTATCTACAAGGAGGTTGCTCTTGCTTTAAAGATCAACAGTGTATATAGCAAACGCAGGCTTCTTGGCATTCATGAGAATGTGCGGGTACTTCGTTATCCTGATCATTTCTCAAGTGGTGTCTACCTCTG GTCTCACCATGAAAAACTCGTCATCGTCGATAATCAGGTTTGCTTTATCGGAGGGCTAGACTTGTGTTTTGGCCGATATGACACGTTTGAACATAAAGTTGGAGATAACCCTTCTGTGACATGGCCTGGAAAGGACTATTACAACCCCAG AGAGTCTGAACCCAATACTTGGGAGGATGCTCTGAAAGATGAATTAGAGCGTAAAAAGCATCCACGGATGCCTTGGCATGATGTGCATTGTGCTTTATGGGGACCACCTTGCCGTGATGTGGCTAGGCACTTTGTTCAACGCTGGAACTATGCTAAG AGAAACAAAGCACCATATGAGGATTCAATTCCGCTTCTTATGCCTCAACATCACATGGTTATACCCCACTACATGGGAAGGCAAGAGGAGTCAGACATTGAAAGCAAGAAAGAGGAAGACAGTATTAGAGGGATTAGAAGAGatgattcattttcttctagaTCATCTTTGCAGGACATTCCATTACTTTTGCCTCACGAACCAGTTGATCAGGATGGTTCGAGTGGGGGGCATAAAGAAAATGGAACAAACAACAGAAATGGTCCTTTCTCTTTCCGGAAATCAAAAATTGAACCAGTTGATGGAGATACTCCTATGAGGGGCTTTGTAGATGATCGTAATGGGCTAGATCTTCCAGTAGCAAAGCGTGGTTCTAATGCAATAGATTCAGAGTGGTGGGAAACACAAGATCATGATTATCAGGTTGGGTCGCCAGATGAGACTGGGCAAGTCGGTCCGAGAACTTCATGCCGCTGTCAG ATTATACGAAGTGTCAGTCAGTGGTCTGCCGGTACAAGCCAAGTTGAAGAGAGTATCCATTCTGCTTACCGTTCTCTCATTGACAAAGCTGAACATTTTATCTACATTGAG AATCAGTTTTTCATATCAGGCCTTTCTGGAGATGACACAGTAAAGAACCGTGTCTTAGAAGCATTGTACAAGAGGATTTTGCGTGCCCATAAcgagaagaaaattttcagggttgttgttgttataccTCTCCTCCCCGGTTTCCAG GGAGGTATTGACGACAGTGGTGCAGCATCTGTTAGAGCCATAATGCATTGGCAGTATCGAACCATATACAGAGGACATAACTCAATATTGACTAATCTTTACAATACTATTGGCGTAAAGGCTCATGATTATATTTCCTTCTATGGCCTTAGGGCATATGGTAAACTTTCTGAGGATGGACCTGTCGCCACTAGTCAG GTGTATGTTCACAGTAAAATCATGATAGTTGATGACCGTGCTGCATTGATTGGATCTGCCAATATTAACGACCGGAGTTTGCTTGGCTCAAGAGATTCTGAG ATTGGAGTACTAATCGAAGACACAGAGTTAGTAGATTCTCGCATGGCAGGAAAACCATGGAAGGCTGGAAAATTTTCTTCAAGTCTTAGGCTCTCTTTGTGGTCCGAACACCTTGGACTTCGTACTGGAGAG ATCGACCAGATTATTGATCCCGTCTCTGATTCAACCTACAAGGAGATATGGATGGCAACCGCAAAG ACAAACACAATGATATACCAGGATGTCTTCTCTTGTGTGCCCAATGATCTCATCCATTCAAG AATGGCCTTCAGACAAAGCCTATCGTATTGGAAAGAGAAGCTGGGACACACAACGATCGATTTGGGAATAGCACCAGAGAAGCTGGAGTCTTACCACAATGGAGACATCAAGAGAAGCGATCCAATGGACAGACTAAAGGCGATAAAAGGACATCTCGTCTCTTTCCCTTTAGATTTCATGTGCAAAGAAGATCTAAGACCGGTCTTCAATGAGAGTGAATACTACGCCTCCCCTCAAGTCTTCCATTGA